A region from the Pelobates fuscus isolate aPelFus1 chromosome 1, aPelFus1.pri, whole genome shotgun sequence genome encodes:
- the OLIG2 gene encoding oligodendrocyte transcription factor 2, producing MDSDASLGSSRASSPEVDDLFLHSRRGGGGFSAAVSSSTMSDSPAELSAELRNAMAMAAAAGDKLGAFKAAAAAAAAAKKDKKQMSEPELQQLRLKINSRERKRMHDLNIAMDGLREVMPYAHGPSVRKLSKIATLLLARNYILMLTNSLEEMKRLVSEIYGGHHHHAAAAAAAAAAAYHPTACGGMSHGGPLPGHPVGHPVHHPLLPSPAASLTSGISGVRSAPPPPPPPTGPPSSHPASHGLLKSPSPGAGPLGGGFPHWSGMPCPCSMCQVPSAAHHHVSGTTLSRLSTDSK from the coding sequence ATGGACTCCGACGCCAGCCTGGGCTCCAGCCGAGCCTCCTCCCCGGAGGTGGATGACCTATTCCTGCACTCGCGGAGAGGGGGCGGTGGGTTCTCGGCTGCCGTGTCCTCGTCCACCATGAGCGACTCCCCCGCGGAGCTGAGCGCGGAGCTCCGCAATGCTATGGCCATGGCGGCCGCCGCGGGGGACAAGCTGGGGGCTTTTAAAGCGGCAGCGGCGGCGGCGGCGGCAGCCAAGAAGGACAAGAAGCAGATGAGCGAACCCGAGCTGCAGCAACTGAGGCTGAAAATCAACAGCCGGGAGCGCAAGAGAATGCACGACCTGAACATCGCCATGGACGGCCTGAGGGAGGTCATGCCCTATGCCCACGGCCCCTCTGTCCGCAAGCTCTCCAAGATCGCCACCTTGCTGCTCGCCCGCAACTACATCCTCATGCTGACCAACTCCCTGGAGGAGATGAAGCGGCTGGTCAGTGAGATCTATGGGGGCCACCACCACCATGCAGCAGCGGCAGCCGCAGCAGCAGCGGCAGCCTATCACCCAACAGCATGCGGGGGCATGAGCCATGGGGGGCCCCTACCTGGACACCCGgtgggacaccctgtccaccaCCCATTACTGCCATCCCCAGCAGcctccctgacttctggcatctcTGGGGTGAGGTCAGCCCCACCACCCCCTCCACCACCAACAGGTCCACCTTCATCACACCCAGCTTCTCATGGGCTTCTCAAGTCTCCCAGTCCAGGTGCCGGGCCCCTGGGTGGGGGGTTTCCACACTGGAGTGGGATGCCCTGCCCCTGTAGCATGTGCCAGGTCCCCTCTGCAGCCCACCATCACGTGAGTGGGACCACCTTGTCCAGGCTCAGCACAGACTCCAAGTGA